One part of the Xiphophorus maculatus strain JP 163 A chromosome 1, X_maculatus-5.0-male, whole genome shotgun sequence genome encodes these proteins:
- the LOC102229750 gene encoding protein snail homolog Sna, with protein sequence MPRSFLVKKYFSNKKPYYRENQLESQTAFVPESFPLAELPTQNNASALTCHPSSPFFTSSDALPAPLSPINPVSLAPSPLGPLNLTSSPSSSSGEEEEDGGRTSDPPSPEVIQSIYHCLHCSKSYGSLSALSHHQLSSHQLPPSGPLLQTASTPSEVSPRPAFHCKHCSKEYTSLGALKMHIRSHTLPCVCPTCGKAFSRPWLLRGHIRTHTGERPFACQHCNRAFADRSNLRAHLQTHSEVKKYQCGSCSRTFSRMSLLHKHSSSGCCPSS encoded by the exons ATGCCTCGATCTTTTCTTGTCAAGAAGTATTTCTCCAACAAGAAGCCTTATTACAGAGAAAACCAGCTGGAAAGTCAAACAG cttttgtcCCAGAAAGCTTTCCACTGGCCGAACTTCCAACACAAAACAACGCGTCTGCGCTCACTTGCCATCCCAGCAGCCCCTTCTTCACCAGCTCCGATGCCCTGCCTGCTCCCCTCTCTCCAATTAACCCGGTGTCCCTGGCTCCCTCTCCGCTGGGCCCTCTGAACCTCACCAGCTCTCCTTCCAGCAGCAGcggagaggaagaagaggacgGCGGCCGTACCTCAGATCCCCCCAGCCCAGAGGTCATCCAAAGCATCTACCACTGTCTACACTGCAGCAAGAGCTATGGCAGCCTCTCTGCTCTCTCGCATCATCAGCTGTCCAGCCACCAGCTCCCTCCAAGCGGTCCATTACTGCAGACTGCTTCCACTCCCTCAGAAGTATCCCCACGCCCAGCTTTCCACTGCAAGCATTGCTCCAAGGAGTACACCAGCCTGGGAGCTCTGAAGATGCACATCCGCTCACACACTCTTCCCTGTGTGTGCCCAACTTGcggcaaagccttctccaggcCCTGGCTGCTCAGAGGACACATCCGCACGCACACAG GTGAGCGCCCCTTTGCTTGTCAACACTGCAACCGGGCCTTTGCCGACCGCTCCAACCTGCGAGCCCACCTGCAGACCCACTCAGAGGTGAAGAAGTACCAGTGCGGCTCGTGCTCGCGGACCTTCAGCCGCATGTCCCTGCTGCATAAACACAGCTCCTCTGGGTGTTGTCCCTCATCCTAG